The Stratiformator vulcanicus genome has a segment encoding these proteins:
- a CDS encoding response regulator: protein MPPKILIADDNQQNCELLEAYLADCDYEIVFAADGEQTLEVARQQRPDVILLDIMMPKLSGYEVCARLRAEEEIASIPILMITALDEPGDIDKAVEAGCDDFLTKPINSMELKICVESLLGIGGLEQECNRFLSYLDAVETASTAARA from the coding sequence ATGCCTCCGAAGATTCTGATCGCAGATGACAATCAGCAGAATTGCGAACTGCTGGAGGCGTATCTGGCCGATTGCGACTACGAAATCGTGTTCGCCGCCGATGGCGAGCAGACGCTGGAAGTCGCCCGCCAGCAGCGGCCCGACGTGATCCTGCTCGACATCATGATGCCGAAGCTCAGCGGCTACGAGGTTTGCGCCCGTTTGCGGGCCGAGGAAGAGATTGCGTCGATCCCGATTCTGATGATTACAGCTTTGGACGAGCCGGGAGATATCGACAAAGCGGTCGAAGCGGGCTGTGACGACTTTCTGACGAAGCCGATCAACAGCATGGAATTGAAGATTTGTGTCGAATCGCTGCTCGGGATCGGCGGTTTGGAACAGGAGTGCAACCGGTTCCTCTCTTATCTGGACGCCGTCGAAACGGCTTCGACCGCGGCACGGGCCTGA
- a CDS encoding serine/threonine-protein kinase — protein MATKLAADSFLESIRKSGLLDEARLAQKLQEVEAAGVDAADARALAKDLIERDVLTKWQAEKLLQGRHRGFFLGRYRLLSLLGKGGMSAVYLAQHTVMKRRCAIKVLPTKRVNDSSYLGRFHREAQAVASLDHPNIVRAYDVDVEKEGDSEIHFLVMEYVEGQSLQEVIQESGIITFAQAMEVVRQSADGLAHAHSAGLVHRDIKPGNLLIDRNGVVKILDLGLARFFEEADDESLTVAHDERVLGTADYLAPEQAIDSHKVDARADIYSLGCTVYFLVTGQPPFTDGSLAQRLMAHQAKAPPKLAERRSDTPDSFEEFIAKMMAKDPDDRHASAIELSHAAGRWLQENAQQHEIALGVLSGGEGDSTAELGRAAYGPLTLAGNPFSSGSNNDGSSQAGGGEETGALSPEQELALTTQISLAEKTDADSSTIRLAEEAERKLIEARESRESADPKSTPTAKAGGNRETEPKRAPGSPQPKSGKSQARTRPASPRSDSGKSSPRSDSGKSAARSDSGKSAARPDSGKSGGRRVQTKKKTQATEDDPTSMFDDLVDTGYPEFDTDVAKALPARRRRGPVKKKQSTNIKWIPIAIGLVVTVLLMYGTWVVISFAIDKLNERPTAPVVQNSTGGGSGKAVELAVGPNAEYSSISDALKAIADLSDKQSPITIRVRGGETYRESITVDESVLSSPRKLSIIGQGNPKPLIDPPGKDIGLTFGSLENFEFSNFRIDAKDLKTAIAINGPFTGSKFSDLAIENLAGTAIVADGGFGADDKQNVTFDQIEIQASDATAIGITITPAKNAKASGVEVLDSQFTGPMETGLKIVGPAKSIAVRECIFHEMQTGILIESKGPIDSLLIRNNTFFKNRTGVKFSELPPQDSRQIAVRHNLFAETGRREFEVGKNPTLQDLQPFLTDIEPSLQGNVSTRKGGFGRINIFKDKGKTGIDPKFKSTKPGEDGYLKAGEKAPQMWVTKPVEGERGYAGANPR, from the coding sequence ATGGCGACGAAACTAGCCGCAGACTCTTTTCTCGAAAGCATTCGGAAAAGCGGCCTCCTCGACGAGGCACGTCTTGCGCAGAAGTTACAGGAAGTCGAAGCGGCCGGCGTCGACGCTGCCGACGCGCGAGCGCTCGCGAAGGACTTGATCGAACGCGACGTCCTGACGAAGTGGCAGGCCGAAAAACTACTGCAGGGTCGGCACCGCGGCTTCTTTCTCGGCCGGTATCGGCTCCTCTCGCTGCTCGGCAAAGGCGGCATGAGTGCGGTCTACCTCGCGCAGCACACCGTGATGAAACGCCGGTGCGCGATCAAGGTGCTTCCGACCAAACGCGTCAATGACTCGTCCTACCTTGGCCGGTTCCACCGAGAAGCGCAGGCCGTCGCTTCGCTGGATCACCCGAACATCGTGCGGGCCTACGATGTCGACGTGGAGAAAGAAGGCGATTCCGAAATTCACTTCTTGGTGATGGAATACGTCGAGGGCCAGAGCCTGCAGGAAGTCATTCAGGAATCGGGCATCATCACCTTTGCTCAAGCGATGGAGGTCGTGAGGCAGTCAGCCGATGGTTTGGCTCATGCCCACTCAGCGGGGCTCGTCCACAGGGATATCAAGCCGGGCAACCTGCTGATCGACCGGAACGGCGTGGTCAAAATCCTCGATCTCGGACTGGCCCGGTTTTTCGAGGAAGCGGATGACGAATCACTGACGGTCGCTCATGACGAACGCGTCCTCGGAACGGCCGATTATCTCGCCCCCGAACAAGCGATCGACAGCCACAAAGTTGATGCCCGCGCAGATATCTACAGCCTGGGCTGCACCGTCTACTTTCTCGTCACGGGGCAGCCCCCCTTCACAGACGGCAGCCTCGCCCAGCGATTGATGGCCCATCAGGCGAAGGCACCGCCCAAGCTTGCCGAACGTCGCTCTGATACACCCGACTCGTTCGAAGAGTTCATCGCCAAAATGATGGCAAAGGACCCGGACGATCGGCACGCATCGGCGATAGAGTTGTCACATGCCGCGGGTCGCTGGCTTCAAGAGAACGCCCAACAACACGAAATCGCACTGGGAGTCCTTTCCGGCGGCGAAGGCGATAGCACGGCCGAACTCGGTCGAGCTGCGTACGGACCGCTCACACTGGCGGGCAATCCTTTCTCAAGCGGCAGCAACAACGACGGGTCGTCACAAGCGGGTGGCGGCGAGGAAACCGGGGCGCTCTCTCCTGAGCAGGAACTCGCGCTGACCACGCAGATCAGCCTCGCCGAGAAAACCGACGCCGATTCGTCGACGATTCGCTTGGCCGAAGAGGCGGAGCGCAAACTGATCGAAGCACGGGAGAGCCGTGAGTCGGCCGATCCCAAATCAACGCCGACCGCGAAGGCGGGCGGTAACCGCGAGACCGAGCCAAAGCGTGCGCCGGGATCGCCTCAACCAAAGTCGGGGAAATCGCAGGCGCGGACCCGGCCGGCCTCCCCTCGATCCGACAGCGGCAAATCGTCCCCGCGATCTGACAGTGGAAAGTCCGCCGCCCGTTCCGACAGCGGGAAATCGGCCGCTCGACCTGACAGTGGAAAGTCGGGGGGCCGACGCGTTCAAACGAAAAAGAAAACGCAGGCGACCGAAGACGACCCGACCTCGATGTTCGACGATCTCGTCGATACCGGTTATCCGGAGTTCGACACCGACGTCGCCAAGGCTTTGCCAGCCCGGCGTCGCCGCGGCCCGGTCAAAAAGAAGCAGAGCACGAATATCAAGTGGATTCCGATCGCGATCGGATTGGTCGTAACCGTCTTGCTGATGTACGGCACCTGGGTGGTGATCAGTTTTGCGATCGATAAGTTGAATGAGCGGCCGACTGCGCCGGTCGTTCAGAACTCCACGGGCGGGGGCTCCGGCAAAGCCGTCGAACTGGCCGTCGGCCCGAACGCCGAATACTCGTCGATCAGCGACGCACTCAAAGCGATTGCGGACCTTTCTGACAAACAAAGTCCGATCACGATTCGGGTCCGCGGGGGAGAGACTTACCGGGAGTCGATCACGGTCGATGAATCGGTGCTTTCGTCCCCCCGCAAGCTTTCCATCATCGGCCAAGGCAATCCGAAACCGCTGATCGATCCGCCGGGTAAAGACATCGGGCTCACATTCGGAAGTCTTGAGAACTTCGAATTTTCGAACTTCCGCATCGACGCGAAAGACTTGAAGACAGCCATCGCGATCAACGGCCCCTTCACCGGCAGCAAGTTCAGCGACCTCGCGATCGAGAATCTGGCTGGTACGGCCATCGTCGCTGATGGCGGCTTCGGCGCTGATGACAAACAGAACGTGACCTTCGATCAAATCGAGATTCAGGCTTCGGACGCGACGGCGATCGGAATAACGATCACACCCGCCAAGAACGCAAAGGCCTCCGGCGTTGAGGTGCTCGACTCGCAATTTACCGGCCCCATGGAGACCGGCCTCAAAATCGTCGGTCCGGCGAAATCGATCGCGGTTCGCGAGTGTATCTTCCACGAAATGCAGACCGGAATTCTTATCGAATCGAAGGGACCGATCGATTCACTGCTCATCCGGAACAACACATTCTTTAAGAATCGGACCGGAGTGAAGTTCTCGGAATTGCCGCCGCAGGATTCGCGTCAGATCGCGGTGCGCCACAACCTGTTCGCCGAGACGGGGCGTCGCGAGTTCGAGGTCGGGAAGAATCCGACATTGCAGGACTTGCAGCCGTTTCTGACCGACATAGAGCCGTCCCTGCAGGGGAACGTCTCGACGCGCAAAGGCGGGTTCGGCCGGATCAACATTTTCAAAGACAAAGGCAAGACCGGTATCGATCCGAAGTTCAAATCGACCAAACCGGGTGAAGACGGTTACTTGAAAGCCGGCGAGAAGGCTCCCCAAATGTGGGTCACCAAGCCGGTCGAAGGCGAACGCGGCTATGCCGGCGCGAATCCCCGCTGA
- a CDS encoding serine hydrolase domain-containing protein, which yields MSLSEIAAVLPTAAEVIARDAERGFHHGGQLYVSRRGEAIIDAPFGRLEDGREYPADALVNWLSAGKPLTAVAIMQLVERGQLDLDQRVAEFIPEFAQGGKEPITIRHLLMHTGGFRSSETGYPQASWDEIIATICAMPREDDWDVGETAGYHAVTSWFMLGEVIRRIDGRPIADYLADEVLAPIGMTDSRLTMTPEYWRENRGRITPAYRRLGAKQKQLDWHEQQRCTSPSPGSSMRGPLRDLGTFYEAMLATLSGQREDFLSTRGAKTMTARLRDGTYDRTFMHVVDFGLCFMVDSNRHGAETIAYGYGRHSSARAFGHGGAQSAIGFADPEYDLVVTWAFDTLIGEPKHNRRNRELNSAIYEDLGLTS from the coding sequence CGTCGCGGCGAAGCGATCATCGACGCGCCGTTCGGCCGGCTCGAAGACGGACGCGAGTATCCGGCCGATGCGCTGGTGAATTGGCTATCGGCCGGCAAACCGCTGACCGCCGTCGCGATCATGCAGCTGGTCGAGCGGGGGCAACTCGATCTTGATCAAAGGGTGGCGGAATTCATTCCGGAGTTCGCCCAAGGCGGCAAAGAACCCATTACGATCCGGCACCTGCTAATGCACACAGGCGGTTTCCGGAGTTCGGAGACCGGCTACCCGCAGGCCTCTTGGGACGAGATCATCGCGACGATCTGCGCGATGCCCCGCGAAGACGATTGGGACGTCGGCGAGACGGCCGGCTACCACGCGGTGACGAGTTGGTTCATGCTCGGCGAAGTAATCCGCCGCATCGACGGACGGCCGATCGCTGATTATCTCGCCGATGAAGTACTCGCGCCGATCGGCATGACGGACAGCCGCTTGACCATGACGCCCGAATATTGGCGGGAGAATCGAGGGCGGATCACACCCGCCTATCGCCGACTGGGAGCGAAGCAGAAGCAACTCGACTGGCACGAGCAGCAACGCTGCACCAGTCCGTCGCCCGGCAGCAGCATGAGGGGACCACTGCGGGACCTCGGCACCTTCTACGAGGCCATGCTGGCCACGCTGTCAGGGCAGCGCGAGGACTTTCTTTCGACCCGCGGCGCTAAAACCATGACCGCGCGGCTACGCGACGGCACGTACGATCGCACATTCATGCACGTCGTCGACTTCGGGCTGTGCTTCATGGTCGACTCGAACCGCCACGGTGCTGAGACGATCGCCTACGGGTATGGGCGTCACAGCAGCGCACGTGCGTTCGGCCACGGCGGGGCTCAATCGGCAATCGGTTTCGCCGATCCGGAGTACGACCTCGTGGTCACATGGGCGTTCGACACGCTGATTGGTGAGCCGAAGCACAATCGGCGAAACCGCGAGCTGAATTCGGCGATTTACGAGGATCTGGGACTGACGTCCTGA